From the Aquitalea magnusonii genome, one window contains:
- a CDS encoding bestrophin family protein: MIVRSSHSWFRLLFVWHGSVLPRILPRLMLVLLIALLAASVRHWWLSSFGDSALSIPTFTLLGVSLAIFLGFRNSVSYERFWEARKLWGGLLIINRSIARQLLAAVPRHPLTTQAADLLCAFAYALKAQLRKEHDCEHLLRLVPPGMLDEVQAARFVPAIILRRLGELILQMQREGCITELQWHALDRKLDTMSEILGGCERIDTTPIPYTYRVLLNRTVTIYSLLLPMGLVSSIGWLTPPIAVFIAYTYLALEVIGEELEEPFGREGNDLPLAALCHTIESAVREMQGLPVTVEAPKPQGVYLH; this comes from the coding sequence ATGATTGTCCGCTCCTCACACAGCTGGTTCCGTCTGCTCTTTGTCTGGCATGGTTCGGTATTGCCGCGCATCCTGCCCCGGCTGATGTTGGTGCTGCTGATCGCGCTGCTGGCGGCATCGGTGCGACACTGGTGGCTCAGCAGTTTTGGGGACTCCGCCCTCAGCATTCCCACCTTTACCTTGCTGGGTGTGTCATTGGCCATTTTTCTCGGCTTTCGCAATTCGGTCAGCTATGAACGCTTCTGGGAGGCACGCAAGCTGTGGGGCGGTTTGCTCATCATCAATCGCTCCATTGCCCGGCAGTTGCTGGCAGCGGTGCCACGGCATCCACTCACCACGCAGGCGGCCGATTTGCTGTGTGCCTTTGCCTATGCGCTAAAAGCACAGTTGCGCAAGGAGCACGATTGTGAACATCTGCTGCGGCTGGTGCCGCCAGGCATGCTGGATGAGGTGCAGGCGGCCCGCTTTGTGCCGGCCATCATCCTGCGCCGTCTGGGGGAGCTGATCCTGCAGATGCAGCGCGAGGGCTGCATCACTGAGCTGCAATGGCATGCGCTGGACCGCAAGCTGGACACCATGTCGGAAATCCTGGGCGGTTGCGAGCGCATCGACACCACGCCTATTCCTTATACTTATCGCGTCCTGCTTAACCGCACGGTCACCATCTACAGCTTGCTGCTGCCGATGGGCCTGGTCAGCAGCATAGGCTGGCTGACGCCGCCCATTGCCGTATTCATTGCGTACACATACCTCGCGCTGGAAGTGATTGGCGAAGAACTGGAAGAGCCGTTCGGTCGTGAGGGAAATGATCTGCCACTGGCTGCCCTGTGCCATACCATCGAATCCGCCGTGCGCGAAATGCAGGGCCTGCCAGTGACGGTGGAAGCGCCAAAGCCGCAAGGGGTGTATCTGCACTAG